One Nonomuraea angiospora DNA segment encodes these proteins:
- a CDS encoding MarR family winged helix-turn-helix transcriptional regulator, translating to MSEETDGGPALFHLVRFWSRRWAGRASEELTGEPRHVQHILVVEAVHTNARPDGEAPEPPTVGTVAHQLGLDHSGASRMVRDAVEAGYLARDTSERDRRRACLRLTESGHALLAGARQWQRRAFEELTASWDERDRRQFAAYLSRLADDLGA from the coding sequence ATGAGCGAGGAGACCGACGGGGGACCGGCGCTGTTCCACCTGGTGCGCTTCTGGTCCCGCCGGTGGGCCGGGCGGGCGTCGGAAGAGCTGACCGGGGAGCCGCGTCACGTGCAGCACATCCTGGTGGTGGAGGCCGTGCACACGAACGCGCGCCCCGACGGGGAGGCGCCCGAGCCGCCCACCGTCGGCACCGTCGCGCACCAGCTCGGCCTCGATCATTCGGGCGCCAGCCGCATGGTCAGGGACGCCGTCGAGGCCGGCTATCTCGCCCGCGACACCTCCGAGCGCGACCGGCGCCGCGCCTGCCTGCGGCTCACGGAGAGCGGCCACGCGCTGCTGGCCGGGGCCAGGCAGTGGCAGCGCCGGGCCTTCGAGGAGCTGACCGCCTCCTGGGACGAGCGCGACCGGCGGCAGTTCGCGGCCTACCTGAGCCGGCTGGCCGACGACCTCGGCGCCTGA
- a CDS encoding adenylate kinase codes for MRRILVVGITGAGKSTMARSLSSRLAVPYHEMDDLFFAGPGWAENERFAAQVTEITRSPAWVFDSFGYPEVRDLLWERADTVVWLDYPRRVIMPRILRRSLRRTLLRESIFNGNRETVAEWFRRDHPAWWAWSQHAARRADIQRRVHDPRFAPLHVLRFTTVRSSATWLSSVGEPS; via the coding sequence GTGCGTCGCATCCTCGTCGTGGGCATCACAGGGGCGGGCAAGTCCACCATGGCACGCTCGCTGAGCAGTCGGCTCGCCGTGCCCTACCACGAGATGGATGATCTCTTCTTCGCCGGCCCCGGCTGGGCCGAGAACGAACGGTTCGCCGCCCAGGTCACCGAGATCACCCGGTCGCCCGCCTGGGTCTTCGACTCGTTCGGCTATCCGGAGGTCCGTGATCTGCTGTGGGAGCGTGCTGACACCGTCGTGTGGCTGGACTACCCCCGGCGGGTCATCATGCCCCGGATCCTGCGGCGGTCGCTGCGCAGGACGCTCCTCCGCGAGTCGATCTTCAACGGCAACCGGGAGACCGTCGCGGAATGGTTCCGGCGGGATCATCCCGCCTGGTGGGCGTGGTCCCAGCACGCGGCGCGACGAGCGGACATCCAGCGACGCGTCCACGATCCACGCTTTGCTCCTTTGCACGTTCTTCGCTTCACCACCGTCCGCTCGTCCGCCACCTGGCTCAGTTCGGTGGGTGAGCCTTCCTGA
- a CDS encoding S8 family serine peptidase — translation MHRGAMMDLSEPTRGRRLLIAATALIAVAWPGVAEAEPAPEEQKTYIVQMAADPVATYEGDVAGLSTTRPAQGEKIDPGSADVTRYVDHLRGRHDAALKKVGGGRKLYEYVYSYGGFAAKLTDSQARELRAMPDVVAVTEDRKVTVQTSSTPHFLGLDARGGLWEQLGGPTGGRHGKGAGDGLVIGVIDTGVTPSSKSFANPDGSGRPYKPIRGFHGACPQTSPAVCNGKVVAARHFDAAWGGDAAVRELLPWEFTSPVDYNGHGTHTASTAAGNHAVPATGPAAAFGAISGMAPRARVAVYKALWSAQDSSTANGYYSDLVAAIDQAVADGVDVINYSVSGTSTDFLDPAEMAFLAAARAGIFVSASAGNDGPAASTVNHPSPWVATVAAGTHNRGTQGSMTLGNGTAYSGASLATAKAGPAPLVDSTAVGLPGADPAMVAQCYAARNNDGKPVLDPAKVKGKIVICDRGVTPRADKSLAVAEAGGVGTVLVNVDENSLNADFHSIPTVHLAVKDRQAVKDYAATSGATATIDQARITDDVPAPYLAAFSSRGPLSAGGGDLLKPDLTAPGQDILAATAPPGNNGAEFGLSSGTSMSAPHVAGLAALLKDLHPSWSPMAVKSALMTSGTDVLDGPGTDPKVIFGQGAGHVAPNSAADPGLVYDSGVKDWTAFLCGTTTGIDRKVCDALKERGHSLDPSDFNGPSISVGRLPGTQTVTRSVTNVGGSTSTYTASTSGLAGITAKVTPSRLTVRPGQTKSFTVTFTRTTAPMNAYTGGQLTWKDGRHSVRVPVLVRPVPETWSATYGAAGGADSAEFIALDPKGKRVYVTGASFGTSPGALSPSIATVAYDAATGAQLWSKGYKGPAGTYDEPAAIVMSPDGSKLFVTGISAGTDTGNDAVTIAYDTASGAELWVARHTGPGNLSDFANAVAVSPDGKSVYATGMSTLAEGGKDDYFVVAYNAGNGERTWLRHYDGPGGGTDDAREIEVTPDGSRLFVTGQSQGVPGTGFSDWGTVAFATATGEQLWAARHNGPANGMDIPSGMAVDDKSVYVTGSSEGKGTQTDLVTVAYDVATGKELWTDRYDGPAHGSDTPHAIILAAGRLYVTGNTEGEGTRSDFTTVAYDPGTGQRAWVQRRDGQGKGEDYAWDVAATPDGSRVVITGESSDSEDGVGGSDYVTVAYDSATGQEVWTGRYDGAAGAQDRSHALAVDAAAGIRIFVTGATATAGSTSGSMEIDFGTVAYFNPWKQP, via the coding sequence ATGCACAGAGGGGCGATGATGGACCTGTCCGAACCTACGCGTGGCCGCCGCTTACTCATAGCGGCGACCGCGCTGATCGCGGTGGCCTGGCCGGGCGTGGCCGAGGCGGAGCCCGCGCCCGAAGAGCAGAAGACCTACATCGTGCAGATGGCGGCGGACCCCGTCGCCACCTACGAGGGCGACGTGGCCGGGCTGTCCACCACCAGACCCGCGCAGGGCGAGAAGATCGACCCGGGCTCGGCCGACGTGACCAGGTACGTGGACCACCTGCGCGGCCGGCACGACGCCGCGCTCAAGAAGGTCGGCGGCGGCAGGAAGCTCTACGAGTACGTCTACTCGTACGGCGGCTTCGCGGCCAAGCTGACCGACTCGCAGGCCAGGGAGCTGCGGGCGATGCCCGACGTCGTGGCCGTGACCGAGGACAGGAAGGTGACGGTCCAGACGTCCTCGACGCCGCACTTCCTGGGCCTCGACGCCCGCGGCGGCCTCTGGGAGCAGCTCGGCGGCCCCACCGGCGGCCGGCACGGCAAGGGCGCCGGCGACGGCCTGGTCATCGGCGTGATCGACACCGGGGTCACGCCGTCCAGCAAGAGCTTCGCCAACCCCGACGGCAGCGGCAGGCCGTACAAGCCGATCCGCGGCTTCCACGGCGCGTGCCCCCAGACGAGTCCGGCGGTCTGCAACGGCAAGGTGGTCGCGGCGCGGCACTTCGACGCGGCCTGGGGCGGCGACGCGGCCGTGCGGGAACTGCTGCCGTGGGAGTTCACCTCGCCGGTCGACTACAACGGGCACGGCACGCACACGGCCTCGACTGCGGCCGGCAACCACGCCGTCCCCGCGACCGGTCCGGCGGCGGCGTTCGGCGCGATCAGCGGCATGGCGCCGCGCGCCCGGGTGGCCGTCTACAAGGCGCTCTGGTCGGCGCAGGACTCCTCGACGGCCAACGGCTACTACTCCGACCTCGTCGCCGCCATCGACCAGGCGGTCGCGGACGGCGTGGACGTCATCAACTACTCGGTCTCGGGCACGAGCACGGACTTCCTCGACCCGGCGGAGATGGCGTTCCTGGCGGCCGCGCGGGCGGGCATCTTCGTCTCGGCCTCCGCCGGCAACGACGGCCCCGCCGCCTCCACCGTCAACCACCCCTCCCCTTGGGTGGCCACGGTCGCGGCGGGCACGCACAACCGCGGCACGCAGGGCTCGATGACGCTCGGGAACGGCACGGCGTACAGCGGGGCCTCGCTGGCTACGGCCAAGGCCGGCCCGGCACCGCTCGTCGACTCCACCGCCGTCGGGCTGCCCGGCGCCGACCCGGCCATGGTGGCCCAGTGCTACGCCGCCAGGAACAACGACGGCAAACCGGTCCTCGATCCGGCCAAGGTGAAGGGCAAGATCGTCATCTGCGACCGCGGGGTGACGCCGCGCGCCGACAAGAGCCTGGCCGTGGCCGAGGCGGGCGGCGTCGGCACGGTCCTCGTGAACGTCGACGAGAACTCCCTCAACGCCGACTTCCACTCCATCCCCACCGTGCACCTCGCGGTGAAGGACCGGCAGGCGGTCAAGGACTACGCCGCCACGAGCGGCGCGACGGCCACGATCGACCAGGCGAGGATCACCGACGACGTCCCGGCTCCCTACCTGGCCGCCTTCTCCTCCCGGGGCCCGCTCAGCGCGGGCGGCGGTGACCTGCTCAAGCCCGACCTGACCGCTCCCGGGCAGGACATCCTGGCCGCGACGGCGCCGCCGGGCAACAACGGGGCCGAGTTCGGGCTGTCCAGCGGGACGTCCATGTCCGCCCCGCACGTCGCCGGGCTCGCCGCGCTGCTGAAGGACCTGCACCCGAGCTGGTCGCCGATGGCCGTCAAGTCGGCCCTGATGACCAGCGGCACCGACGTCCTGGACGGGCCCGGCACCGACCCGAAGGTGATCTTCGGCCAGGGCGCCGGCCACGTCGCCCCCAACAGCGCCGCCGACCCCGGGCTCGTCTACGACAGCGGAGTAAAGGACTGGACGGCGTTCCTCTGCGGGACGACCACGGGCATCGATCGGAAGGTGTGCGACGCGCTGAAGGAGCGGGGCCACTCGCTGGACCCCAGTGACTTCAACGGCCCGTCCATCTCGGTGGGCCGGCTGCCCGGAACGCAGACCGTGACGCGCTCGGTGACCAACGTCGGCGGCTCGACCTCCACGTACACGGCCTCCACCTCAGGACTGGCCGGGATCACGGCCAAGGTCACGCCGAGCCGGCTCACGGTGCGGCCGGGGCAGACGAAGTCGTTCACGGTCACGTTCACGCGGACCACGGCCCCGATGAACGCCTACACGGGCGGGCAGCTCACGTGGAAGGACGGGCGGCACAGCGTACGCGTGCCCGTCCTCGTGCGGCCGGTGCCCGAGACCTGGTCGGCCACGTACGGGGCCGCGGGCGGCGCGGACTCCGCCGAGTTCATCGCGCTCGATCCCAAGGGCAAGCGGGTGTACGTGACGGGCGCCAGCTTCGGGACGTCCCCCGGCGCGCTCAGCCCGAGCATCGCCACCGTCGCCTACGACGCGGCCACCGGCGCGCAACTGTGGAGCAAGGGCTACAAGGGCCCCGCGGGGACGTACGACGAGCCGGCGGCGATCGTGATGAGCCCCGACGGGAGCAAGCTCTTCGTCACCGGCATCAGCGCGGGCACCGACACCGGCAACGACGCAGTCACCATCGCGTACGACACCGCCTCGGGCGCGGAGCTCTGGGTCGCCCGGCACACCGGGCCCGGCAACCTGTCGGACTTCGCCAACGCGGTCGCGGTCAGCCCCGACGGGAAGAGCGTCTACGCCACCGGCATGAGCACGCTGGCCGAGGGCGGCAAGGACGACTACTTCGTCGTCGCGTACAACGCCGGCAACGGGGAGCGCACCTGGCTGCGGCACTATGACGGGCCCGGGGGCGGCACCGACGACGCGCGGGAGATCGAGGTGACCCCGGACGGGTCCAGGCTCTTCGTCACCGGCCAGAGCCAGGGTGTCCCCGGCACGGGCTTCTCCGACTGGGGCACCGTGGCGTTCGCCACGGCCACCGGCGAACAGCTCTGGGCCGCCCGGCACAACGGCCCCGCGAACGGCATGGACATCCCCTCCGGCATGGCCGTGGACGACAAGTCCGTCTACGTCACCGGATCCAGCGAGGGCAAGGGCACGCAGACCGACCTCGTCACGGTCGCCTACGACGTCGCCACCGGCAAGGAGCTCTGGACGGACCGCTACGACGGGCCGGCGCACGGCAGCGACACCCCGCACGCCATCATCCTCGCCGCCGGCAGGCTCTACGTGACCGGCAACACGGAGGGAGAGGGCACGCGGTCCGACTTCACCACGGTCGCCTACGACCCGGGCACGGGTCAGCGGGCGTGGGTGCAGCGCCGCGACGGGCAGGGGAAGGGCGAGGACTACGCCTGGGACGTCGCCGCCACCCCGGACGGCTCCAGGGTCGTCATCACCGGCGAGAGCTCCGACTCCGAGGACGGTGTCGGCGGGAGTGACTACGTGACGGTCGCGTACGACTCGGCCACTGGGCAGGAGGTGTGGACGGGGCGCTACGACGGGGCGGCCGGGGCGCAGGACCGCTCGCACGCGCTGGCGGTGGACGCGGCGGCCGGCATCCGCATCTTCGTCACCGGGGCGACGGCTACGGCCGGGAGCACCTCGGGCTCGATGGAGATCGACTTCGGTACGGTGGCCTACTTCAACCCCTGGAAGCAACCCTGA
- a CDS encoding DUF4097 family beta strand repeat-containing protein, with the protein MQKFDTPAAISAVLDIPAGRLQFIAADQAETTVEVRPTNASKSRDVKAAEQTTVAFADGVLRIETSAAKNQYLGPSGSIDVTVKLPAGSRVEAKSASAELRTAGRLGDVAFEGAYRQITLEETASLRLTATDGDVEVGRLGGPAEISTARGDIHIAEATGGKVVLRTESGDISIAAAAGVSAALDAGTSYGRITNTLKNDGTAELDIHATTSNGDITARSL; encoded by the coding sequence ATGCAGAAGTTCGACACCCCCGCCGCGATCTCCGCCGTCCTGGACATCCCCGCGGGACGCCTGCAGTTCATCGCCGCCGACCAGGCCGAGACCACGGTCGAGGTCCGGCCCACGAACGCCTCGAAGAGCCGTGACGTGAAGGCGGCCGAGCAGACCACGGTCGCATTCGCCGACGGCGTCCTGCGCATCGAGACTTCCGCGGCCAAGAACCAGTACCTCGGCCCGTCCGGATCCATCGACGTGACGGTCAAGCTGCCCGCCGGCTCCCGCGTCGAGGCGAAGAGCGCCAGTGCCGAGCTCCGGACCGCCGGCCGCCTCGGCGACGTCGCCTTCGAGGGCGCGTACCGCCAGATCACGCTCGAGGAGACCGCGAGCCTGCGCCTCACCGCGACCGACGGCGACGTCGAGGTCGGCCGCCTCGGCGGCCCCGCCGAGATCAGCACCGCCCGCGGCGACATCCACATCGCCGAGGCCACCGGCGGCAAGGTCGTGCTCCGCACCGAGTCTGGCGACATCTCGATCGCCGCCGCCGCCGGCGTCTCGGCCGCCCTGGACGCCGGTACCAGCTACGGCCGCATCACGAACACCCTCAAGAACGACGGCACCGCCGAGCTCGACATCCACGCCACCACCTCCAACGGCGACATCACCGCCCGCAGCCTGTGA
- a CDS encoding response regulator: protein MSAAGITVLLADDQAMIRDCLRLILEDQPDISVVAEAADGAEAVALARRLRPDVCLVDIQMPGLDGIEVTRALAGPQVAEPLRVVVVTTFDLDEYVHGALRGGAVGFVLKDVGPDLLVEAVRAANAGDALISPSLTLRLLRHLTATAAPAGRAPAQPLSEREFEVVRAVARGRTNQEIAAELFISLSTVKGHVSGIMTKLGLRNRVEIVAWAWEHRLVD, encoded by the coding sequence ATGAGCGCCGCGGGCATCACCGTCCTGCTGGCCGACGACCAGGCGATGATCCGTGACTGCCTGCGCCTCATCCTGGAGGACCAGCCCGACATCAGCGTCGTCGCCGAGGCCGCCGACGGCGCCGAGGCGGTCGCCCTGGCCCGCCGGCTGCGCCCCGACGTGTGCCTCGTGGACATCCAGATGCCCGGGCTCGACGGCATCGAGGTCACGCGGGCCCTCGCGGGGCCGCAGGTCGCCGAGCCGCTGCGGGTGGTCGTCGTCACCACCTTCGACCTCGACGAGTACGTCCACGGCGCTCTGCGCGGCGGGGCGGTCGGCTTCGTGCTGAAGGACGTCGGCCCCGACCTGCTCGTCGAGGCGGTCCGGGCCGCGAACGCCGGCGACGCCCTGATCTCCCCCTCGCTCACCCTCCGGCTGCTGCGCCACCTCACGGCCACCGCCGCCCCGGCCGGGCGCGCGCCCGCGCAGCCGCTGTCGGAGCGGGAGTTCGAGGTGGTCCGGGCCGTGGCCAGGGGCCGCACCAACCAGGAGATCGCCGCCGAGCTCTTCATCTCGCTGAGCACCGTCAAAGGGCACGTGTCCGGCATCATGACCAAGCTCGGCCTGCGCAACCGGGTCGAGATCGTCGCCTGGGCCTGGGAGCACCGCCTGGTCGACTGA
- a CDS encoding VOC family protein, translating to MTIVMNHLIVPAADREAAAAFFAGLLGLRVGPPAGPFAPVSVNEDLTLDFDDRRAPQPGHYAFLVDDDTFDAVMERLGDDPAIEYGSGPMNGWDREINRLAGGRGVYVRDPNGHSYELFTVEPEDH from the coding sequence ATGACCATCGTCATGAACCACCTGATCGTCCCCGCCGCCGACCGCGAGGCGGCGGCGGCGTTCTTCGCCGGCCTGCTGGGGCTGCGGGTCGGCCCGCCCGCCGGGCCGTTCGCGCCCGTCAGCGTCAACGAGGACCTCACGCTCGACTTCGACGACCGCCGCGCGCCCCAGCCCGGCCACTACGCCTTCCTGGTCGACGACGACACCTTCGACGCGGTCATGGAGCGGCTCGGGGACGACCCGGCGATCGAGTACGGCTCCGGCCCGATGAACGGCTGGGACCGCGAGATCAACCGGCTGGCGGGCGGCCGCGGCGTGTACGTGCGCGACCCCAACGGCCACAGCTACGAGCTGTTCACCGTCGAGCCCGAAGATCACTGA
- a CDS encoding sensor histidine kinase codes for MRVLEWRAGVAADVAIGAVSAAVLAFYCYRIGASWGGAYWVLGCAAGAAVCALALVRRRDRLWTAVTGLGVAAAAVVAARVAHLPAEPGPGVTFGLSVLVGSAVRVLAPRPACAVAGGGLVVVAAALAVGSQPAVGTMSAAGWAGAVVAGLWPRLLAGRRRAVEERVRRGERMELARELHDVVAHHVTCVVLQAQTARLLARKQPERLETSLADIEAAGSDALAATRRVVGLLRDPARGLPSLDGLDELVRRFGGHGPAVRLRLPEGEDTSLWPPEVATTVYRIVQESLTNVSRHAPQARSVTVTVTRARSSVTVEVADDAPPALARRLRRVGHGGYGLVGMRERVEALGGTLRAGPRPGAGWSVAATLPVPAREQP; via the coding sequence GTGCGGGTGCTGGAGTGGCGGGCCGGGGTCGCGGCCGACGTGGCAATCGGCGCGGTGTCCGCGGCGGTGCTCGCCTTCTACTGCTACCGGATCGGCGCGAGCTGGGGTGGCGCGTACTGGGTGCTCGGGTGCGCCGCCGGGGCGGCGGTCTGCGCGCTCGCGCTCGTGCGCCGGCGCGACCGGTTGTGGACGGCGGTCACGGGGCTGGGCGTCGCGGCGGCCGCCGTCGTGGCCGCCCGGGTGGCCCACCTGCCCGCCGAGCCCGGCCCCGGCGTGACCTTCGGGCTGTCCGTGCTCGTCGGGTCCGCCGTCCGGGTGCTCGCTCCCCGCCCGGCCTGCGCCGTCGCCGGTGGCGGGCTCGTGGTGGTGGCGGCGGCCCTCGCCGTCGGCTCCCAGCCGGCCGTGGGGACCATGAGCGCCGCGGGCTGGGCGGGCGCCGTCGTGGCCGGGCTGTGGCCTCGGCTGCTGGCCGGCCGCCGCCGGGCCGTCGAGGAGCGCGTACGCCGTGGGGAGCGCATGGAGCTGGCCAGGGAGCTGCACGACGTCGTCGCCCACCACGTCACGTGCGTCGTGCTCCAGGCGCAGACCGCGCGGTTGCTCGCGCGCAAGCAGCCGGAGCGGCTGGAGACCTCGCTGGCGGACATCGAGGCGGCCGGCTCCGACGCCCTGGCCGCCACCCGCCGCGTCGTCGGCCTGCTCCGCGACCCGGCCCGGGGCCTGCCCTCCCTCGACGGCCTCGACGAGCTGGTCAGGCGCTTCGGCGGCCACGGACCCGCCGTACGGCTGCGGCTGCCCGAGGGCGAGGACACCTCGCTCTGGCCGCCCGAGGTGGCCACCACCGTCTACCGGATCGTGCAGGAGTCGCTGACGAACGTCTCCCGCCACGCCCCGCAGGCCCGCTCGGTCACCGTCACCGTCACGCGGGCCCGGAGCTCGGTCACCGTCGAGGTCGCGGACGACGCCCCGCCCGCCCTGGCCCGCCGGCTTCGACGCGTCGGACATGGGGGATACGGCCTGGTCGGGATGCGCGAACGCGTCGAGGCCCTGGGCGGGACGCTGCGCGCGGGCCCGCGCCCCGGCGCCGGCTGGTCCGTGGCCGCCACCCTCCCCGTCCCGGCGCGGGAGCAGCCATGA
- a CDS encoding helix-turn-helix transcriptional regulator codes for MPRVAPSGSLSDVLIGRGSELSLLRTVIAAPPSLAIVEGEAGIGKSRLVGELLSASGARRLVGQCEQLQEPLPLSPLLDAFRLAGDLIASRPAGPVVGALAPLLPELAGHLPPPLPPLPDQRAERHRVFRAAVALLDHLSPLVLVLEDVHWADGGTHDFLAFLAAHQPRDVAVILTVRTGSGSLPIREAFARAPSGPARVLTLVPLSPPEVEELARSILKAELPRTFAALLYEKTGGIPFVVEEVLRTLLERLPAGEIPGRPDVLSALAVPTVLRDVVLQRLSSLDGAAREILGAAAVIGTTPDDRVLAEVTGRGPLEIAKALASAQAMGLLHEEDGQSRFRHALARQIVYESVTAPERRWLHLRTAQALESGPGPRPVARLAHHFRLAGRTEEFVANAEAAAGTALSHGNDATAARFLLQALEVGSLPRETRVRLAVKLGRVAVDGLAHAEAVPMLERLLATEPLPAHLRGELRFALGRLLRQQGEARAGHLQIERAVGDLGDRPALLGRALAVLAAPETVVDRHVSEHAARCDEAGEAARRSGDPDVDIAVRIARASLLLEQGDPESGRLIDDLLRDDRLRGVPREHARACLNWAQGALHIGRLERAEALLAEGRRVAGQAEYLRVAEVVELVSAAVDRAAGRWDGLEARVRRLGGTPGWAAFPAASMEAGLLLGALLAATGPAEEAVACLGEVIAVAERAGAVWPLIPAKMTLSRLLLTLDDVAGAAEHATAALSLVRAKGNWVWGAETVLCLVDALGRTAGTVELVDELGTGLEGADAPIARAALLTARAVVSQDRPEADGLLDAARTTLQEAGLRYEEAQAAERLGRWRCERGTGDGGPALEAALRLYAAMGADRDLARISRIMRQNGVPIPYPWRGGRPSHGQTLSSREREVALLAAEGKTNQEIATELFLSRRTVESHVSSALRKLGLPSRRELRAQGGLADP; via the coding sequence ATGCCCCGCGTCGCCCCCTCGGGTTCCCTCTCCGACGTGCTCATCGGACGCGGCTCCGAGCTCTCCCTCCTCCGTACCGTCATCGCAGCCCCGCCCTCGCTCGCCATCGTCGAGGGGGAGGCCGGCATCGGGAAGAGCCGCCTGGTGGGGGAGCTGCTGTCCGCGTCCGGGGCGCGCCGGCTCGTGGGGCAGTGCGAGCAGCTCCAGGAGCCCCTGCCGCTGTCCCCTTTGCTCGACGCCTTCCGCCTGGCGGGCGATCTGATCGCGTCCCGGCCGGCCGGCCCGGTGGTGGGAGCGCTCGCGCCGCTCCTGCCCGAACTAGCCGGGCACCTGCCGCCGCCGCTGCCCCCGTTACCGGATCAGCGGGCCGAGCGGCACCGGGTGTTCAGGGCGGCCGTGGCCCTGCTCGACCACCTGAGCCCGCTGGTGCTCGTCCTGGAGGACGTGCACTGGGCCGACGGCGGCACGCACGACTTCCTGGCCTTCCTCGCCGCCCACCAGCCACGCGACGTCGCGGTGATCCTCACCGTCCGCACCGGGTCGGGGTCGCTGCCGATCCGTGAGGCCTTCGCCCGCGCGCCGTCCGGCCCGGCGCGGGTGCTCACCCTGGTCCCGCTGAGCCCGCCCGAGGTGGAGGAGCTCGCGCGGAGCATCCTGAAGGCCGAACTCCCCCGTACGTTCGCGGCCCTGCTCTACGAGAAGACCGGGGGCATCCCGTTCGTCGTGGAGGAGGTGCTCCGCACGCTGCTGGAGCGGCTGCCCGCCGGCGAGATCCCCGGACGCCCCGACGTCCTGTCCGCCCTGGCCGTCCCGACCGTGCTGCGCGACGTGGTGTTGCAGCGCCTGTCCTCCCTGGACGGCGCCGCACGGGAGATCCTCGGGGCCGCCGCGGTCATCGGCACGACGCCCGACGACCGGGTGCTCGCGGAGGTCACGGGCCGCGGCCCCCTGGAGATCGCCAAGGCCCTCGCCTCGGCGCAGGCCATGGGGCTGCTGCACGAGGAGGACGGGCAGTCCCGGTTCAGGCACGCGCTGGCGCGGCAGATCGTGTACGAGTCCGTGACCGCGCCGGAGCGGCGGTGGCTGCACCTCAGGACCGCGCAGGCACTGGAGAGCGGGCCGGGTCCCAGGCCGGTGGCCCGGCTGGCCCACCATTTCCGGCTCGCGGGGCGTACCGAGGAGTTCGTGGCGAACGCGGAGGCCGCGGCCGGCACCGCCCTGTCCCACGGGAACGACGCCACGGCGGCCCGATTCCTGCTCCAGGCGCTGGAGGTCGGCTCGCTGCCCCGGGAGACGCGGGTGCGGCTGGCCGTCAAGCTGGGCCGGGTGGCGGTGGACGGCCTGGCCCACGCGGAGGCCGTACCGATGCTCGAACGCCTTCTCGCCACCGAGCCGCTGCCCGCCCACCTGCGCGGCGAGCTGCGCTTCGCGCTCGGCCGGCTGCTGCGCCAGCAGGGGGAGGCACGGGCCGGCCATCTGCAGATCGAGCGCGCGGTCGGCGACCTCGGCGACCGGCCCGCGCTGCTCGGGCGCGCGCTGGCCGTGCTCGCCGCGCCCGAGACCGTCGTGGACCGGCACGTGAGCGAGCACGCCGCGCGGTGCGACGAGGCGGGGGAGGCCGCCCGCCGCAGCGGCGACCCCGACGTGGACATCGCGGTACGCATCGCGCGGGCCTCCCTGCTGCTGGAGCAGGGGGACCCGGAGAGCGGGCGGCTCATCGACGACCTGCTGCGTGACGACCGGCTCCGCGGCGTGCCCAGGGAACACGCCCGCGCCTGCCTCAACTGGGCCCAGGGCGCGCTGCACATCGGCCGCCTGGAACGCGCCGAGGCCCTGCTGGCGGAGGGGCGCCGGGTGGCCGGCCAGGCCGAGTACCTGCGGGTCGCCGAGGTCGTGGAGCTGGTGTCGGCCGCGGTCGACCGGGCGGCGGGACGCTGGGACGGCCTGGAGGCCCGGGTCCGCCGCCTGGGCGGCACACCCGGCTGGGCCGCCTTCCCGGCCGCGTCGATGGAGGCGGGGCTGCTGCTCGGCGCGCTGCTGGCGGCGACGGGTCCGGCCGAGGAGGCCGTGGCGTGCCTGGGCGAGGTGATCGCCGTCGCGGAACGGGCCGGCGCCGTCTGGCCGCTCATCCCCGCCAAGATGACGCTCTCCCGCCTCCTGCTGACCCTGGACGACGTCGCCGGGGCCGCCGAGCACGCCACCGCCGCGCTGTCCCTCGTACGGGCCAAGGGGAACTGGGTGTGGGGCGCGGAGACCGTCCTGTGCCTGGTGGACGCGCTCGGCAGGACGGCAGGGACCGTGGAGCTCGTGGACGAGCTGGGCACCGGCCTCGAAGGCGCCGACGCCCCGATCGCGCGGGCAGCGCTCCTGACCGCCCGCGCCGTCGTCTCCCAGGACCGGCCGGAGGCCGACGGACTGCTCGACGCGGCGCGTACCACCCTTCAGGAGGCCGGGCTGCGCTACGAGGAGGCCCAGGCGGCGGAGCGCCTGGGCCGATGGCGCTGCGAACGCGGCACGGGCGACGGCGGTCCTGCGCTCGAAGCGGCGCTGCGCCTGTACGCGGCGATGGGGGCCGACCGGGACCTCGCCCGGATCAGCCGGATCATGCGGCAGAACGGCGTGCCGATCCCTTACCCGTGGCGGGGCGGACGGCCGTCCCACGGGCAGACGCTGTCGTCACGGGAACGGGAGGTGGCCCTGCTGGCGGCGGAGGGCAAGACGAACCAGGAGATCGCCACCGAGCTGTTCCTGTCGAGGCGGACGGTGGAGAGCCACGTCTCCAGCGCGCTGCGCAAGCTGGGCCTCCCGTCGCGCAGGGAGCTGCGGGCCCAGGGCGGTCTGGCGGATCCGTAG